Proteins co-encoded in one Papaver somniferum cultivar HN1 chromosome 5, ASM357369v1, whole genome shotgun sequence genomic window:
- the LOC113278843 gene encoding zinc finger BED domain-containing protein RICESLEEPER 2-like, with protein sequence MECLLDWNIDGKVSTLTVDNCSTNDLMIQLLLEKLSSNLLSGGDIFHMRFCAHILALIVKKGLEGIKGAIELIRNSVAYWKETPKRVEKFEEAARQLNISSINKLVLDCETRWNSTYLMLNTAIKYQEVFSRLKQREPQYDCFPDDEDWLLAKEMCDKLKIFYTFTEKFSGVKYPTTNIFFPSFCDIRLSLNEWKKSKVGVIKEMAYEMIEKFEEYWFVINGVMAVEIMLDPRFKMKLIEFYFPQIYGQAFSKIEIDRVRDLCVDLATEYELKVKFAETYVSQNDLSFTSEMHGFNDDVDPLEKFDMFVSNTAPTSTVKSELTNYLEKDILPRIVYG encoded by the exons ATGGAGTGTCTGCTAGACTGGAATATCGATGGTAAAGTATCCACTCTTACTGTAGATAATTGTTCCACTAATGATCTTATGATCCAACTTCTCCTAGAAAAATTATCAAGTAACTTACTGTCGGGTGGAGATATTTTTCATATGCGTTTTTGTGCACACATATTAGCTCTTATAGTCAAGAAAGGATTAGAGGGGATCAAAGGAGCAATCGAATTGATTCGTAATAGTGTTGCTTACTGGAAAGAAACACCAAAACGAGTTGAGAAATTTGAAGAGGCCGCCCGTCAACTAAATATTTCAAGTATAAATAAGTTAGTTCTTGATTGTGAGACAAGATGGAACTCAACATACCTGATGCTTAATACTGCTATTAAGTATCAGGAGGTTTTTTCTCGACTAAAGCAACGTGAGCCACAGTATGATTGTTTTCCAGATGATGAAGATTGGTTGTTGGCAAAGGAAATGTGCGACAAACTTAAGATATTTTATACCTTCACAGAGAAGTTTTCCGGAGTAAAATATCCTACCACAAacattttctttccaagtttttgtGATATTAGATTGTCATTAAACGAGTGGAAAAAATCTAAAGTTGGTGTGATTAAGGAAATGGCATATGAAATGATAGAGAAGTTTGAAGAGTATTGGTTTGTGATCAATGGAGTAATGGCCGTAGAAATTATGTTAGATCCAAGGTTTAAGATGAAATTGATTGAGTTTTATTTTCCACAAATTTATGGTCAAGCTTTTTCAAAAATCGAAATTGATCGAGTACGCGATTTATGCGTTGATTTGGCGACTGAGTATGAACTGAAAGTAAAATTTGCTGAAACATATGTTAGCCAAAATGATTTGTCTTTCACTTCAGAGATGCATGGTTTTAACGATGACGTAGATCCTTTGGAAAAGTTTGATATGTTTGTCTCTAATACTGCTCCTACTAGTACTGTTAAGTCAGAATTAACCAATTACTTAGAAAAAGATATTTTACCTAGGATTG TGTATGGCTAG